The window cgataatCCCAAATCCCtaaccctaattcgataatCGGCGCCAATCAAGGTTAAATCTCATGTAGTGGGAAGAAGACTAACCTTATTTAGACGGATATCATCGGGAGAGAAGCTCGAACCGCCGGACAAGCTTCGGGTGACAGGGACAGATCGCTTCGGGAGAGAAGATCGAACCGCTGGACGTCTTAGGTATTGAAGATCGGACCGGCTTCGGATGCGACAGAAGATCGGCTTCGTTAATCTGGCAAGATTTTCCGGTGAAAAGAACAGAACGTCGTGGAGGATCGAATCGCCTTCGTGGTCGCCGTcaagagggagaagaaagaACTCGGGATGATTTTGTCTCccgaatacattttttttagaccTAGCTTATTCGAGAACAAATCACACGGCTACACGTGGCGAAGAGGACGGTAAAAAAACGTCCCCAAATAAGAACCGTTTTTCAGATATTGGgcttttttcatttaaatttaaatccaataaatattgGGGACGGGCCAAATCCACGCCATTGTGGATGGTCTTATGAAAGATGTGACTTTCTAGTAAAATAGctccaaaaaaaattgacaaggagagacataaaatttaattacatgGAGGGAAATTGGCTGAACACTTTCCAGGTAAATGGAGAGCTAGGGTCCGGTCAACGCCAACGATGGGTGGTCCCTTGGCAAGGACACATAGGCAAGGTTGACCAAGTGTCTTGATGGCAGCGCAACATAGCTCGTTCGGACGCAATGTGCTAAACGGAGCCACTGATGGTCTACAAGGCACTAGCTGAATCAAAGCCGACAAAAATGTTCGACCACATGGGTGTCCCAGAGTCTCTCTCACCAGACCTGATTGGACAAAAACCATAAGTAGCATCACTGTAAAAACCTGAAACCTTTTCATTACAATCATCTCTTTTTAGTTTTGACAATATGTCTTAAAAAGGCGAGGCTCATAAATCATATACaacttgtacatatatataatagtagtaTAAGAGAGCGTAAAGGAGAATGATCGCATGTGTAACCTAATGGAGTTGGATTAGATGGATCATGATAtttgtgg is drawn from Camelina sativa cultivar DH55 chromosome 1, Cs, whole genome shotgun sequence and contains these coding sequences:
- the LOC104734325 gene encoding putative lipid-transfer protein DIR1; its protein translation is MIVMKRFQVFTVMLLMVFVQSGLVRETLGHPCGRTFLSALIQLVPCRPSVAPFSTLRPNELCCAAIKTLGQPCLCVLAKGPPIVGVDRTLALHLPGKCSANFPPCN